Proteins encoded within one genomic window of Trichoderma asperellum chromosome 2, complete sequence:
- a CDS encoding uncharacterized protein (EggNog:ENOG41~TransMembrane:3 (n5-17c29/30o53-79i86-107o181-203i)) gives MPDKVFVATVIADLLFLASGAMELGFSIAAMNLKDQTPTDGRDATRHLLYQRFPLVVGIVNAIFILVTFLFTVPAMALVKRSLLKISGYMITVCAVFSLAVGLYLWIMTLQLKETFLPVYEDQDSSIQSLVQVSFQCCGYLNSTTPAFVTDSACPSPAAAALLRGCSTNMASFANAFVTDLFTAIFGMVGIDALLILAIACLLKERKEIERYYIIDQKRNYGGL, from the exons ATGCCTGACAAGGTCTTCGTCGCCACGGTCATCGCCGACCTCCTGTTCCTCGCCTCCGGCGCCATGGAGCTCGGcttctccatcgccgccatgaACCTCAAGGACCAGACTCCCACCGACGGCAGGGACGCCACCCGACACCTGCTCTACCAGCGCTTCCCCTTGGTTGTGGGCATCGTCAACGCAATCTTCATTCTCGTCACGTTCCTCTTCACGGTTCCCGCCATGGCGCTAGTGAAGCGGAGTTTGCTCAAGATCAGCGGCTACATGATCACCGTGTGCGCCGTCTTTTCGCTGGCTGTGGGATTGTACCTTTGGATCATGACGTTGCAGTTGAAGGAGACGTTTTTGCCCGTGTATGAGGACCAAGATTCGTCAATTCAGTCTCTGGTGCAGGTTTCG TTTCAATGTTGCGGCTACCTCAACAGCACAACTCCCGCCTTTGTCACAGACTCTGCCTGTCCCAGCCCTGCCGCGGCCGCTCTTCTGCGCGGATGCTCCACAAACATGGCCAGTTTTGCCAACGCCTTTGTCACTGACCTTTTCACAGCCATCTTTGGCATGGTTG GCATCGACGCCCTCCTGATCCTTGCCATCGCCTGTCTCCTCAAGGAGCGCAAGGAAATCGAGCGCTACTACATCATTGATCAGAAGAGAAACTATGGCGGTTTgtaa